The following are encoded in a window of Verrucomicrobiota bacterium genomic DNA:
- a CDS encoding porin family protein, whose product MKRALVWVLVIAAAALVCFDAQAQQGRRLTVQPRLSYWVPDDADNAFGVGASAEIMLSDWFGLTGGIDFWGFEGDSLSSTLDVFPDWDIRDLSVGIVFYIGYSETINPYITAGLDYFFIGDDFGGADAGAFGTAGVDDSIGWHIGGGLDIALSGNFSIVIEARYFDTSIDVDLSEIEVGDVEVTGFAALVGVEIGF is encoded by the coding sequence ATGAAGCGAGCATTGGTGTGGGTCCTGGTGATCGCGGCGGCGGCGCTGGTGTGTTTCGACGCGCAGGCGCAGCAGGGACGTCGGCTGACGGTCCAGCCACGGCTGTCGTACTGGGTACCGGACGACGCCGACAACGCGTTCGGCGTCGGCGCGAGTGCCGAGATCATGCTGAGCGATTGGTTCGGTCTCACGGGCGGCATCGACTTTTGGGGGTTCGAGGGGGATTCGCTCTCGAGCACGCTCGACGTGTTCCCCGACTGGGACATCCGCGATCTGTCGGTGGGGATCGTATTCTACATCGGCTACTCCGAGACGATCAATCCCTACATCACCGCAGGGCTCGATTACTTTTTCATCGGTGATGACTTCGGCGGGGCCGATGCAGGCGCGTTCGGCACGGCGGGTGTGGACGATTCAATCGGCTGGCACATCGGCGGCGGTCTGGACATCGCGCTGAGCGGCAACTTTTCGATCGTCATCGAGGCGCGCTACTTCGACACGAGCATCGACGTGGACTTGAGCGAGATCGAAGTCGGCGACGTGGAGGTGACGGGTTTCGCGGCGCTGGTCGGCGTCGAGATCGGGTTCTAG